One Rahnella aceris genomic window carries:
- the mprA gene encoding transcriptional repressor MprA — protein MDSSFAPIENMLNFRAKKQKDFPYQEILLTRLCMHMQSKLLENRNKMLKAQGINETLFMALLTLDAQESHSIQPSELSSALGSSRTNATRIADELEKRGWIERRESDNDRRCLHLHLTADGEAFIQKLLPPQHKSLHFLWSTLDADEQKQLETLTRKLLTRLDQMDATAPQQF, from the coding sequence ATGGACAGTTCGTTCGCGCCAATTGAAAACATGTTGAATTTCCGGGCTAAAAAGCAAAAAGATTTCCCTTATCAGGAAATTCTGCTGACCCGCCTGTGTATGCACATGCAAAGTAAATTGCTTGAAAACCGTAATAAGATGCTGAAAGCACAAGGAATTAATGAAACGCTGTTTATGGCGTTACTCACCCTTGATGCGCAGGAAAGTCACAGTATTCAGCCTTCGGAGCTAAGCTCTGCGCTAGGTTCATCCCGTACCAACGCCACCCGTATTGCGGATGAGTTGGAAAAACGCGGATGGATCGAACGCCGTGAAAGCGATAACGACCGCCGGTGTCTGCATTTGCACCTGACGGCTGACGGTGAAGCCTTTATTCAGAAGTTACTGCCGCCTCAACATAAGAGCCTGCATTTTCTCTGGTCGACATTAGACGCAGATGAACAGAAGCAGTTAGAAACCCTGACGCGCAAACTGTTAACTCGCCTTGATCAGATGGATGCGACAGCACCACAACAATTCTAG
- the ygaH gene encoding L-valine transporter subunit YgaH — translation MSTDVILVCLLVGTVNYLFRYLPLRLGSRQKSGLKNGPLSRVLDSIGIASICALLVVSGTPEILRDQQKLLPSLAGFVLLALIFWRTKSIIIATLTGAVVYGLVFKVMLLAS, via the coding sequence ATGAGCACTGATGTCATTCTGGTTTGTCTGCTCGTCGGCACGGTCAATTACCTGTTCCGGTATCTGCCTCTGCGCCTGGGTTCGCGGCAGAAATCGGGACTGAAAAATGGCCCGCTCTCCCGCGTGCTCGACAGCATTGGTATCGCGTCAATTTGCGCGCTGCTGGTGGTTTCAGGCACCCCTGAAATTCTGCGCGATCAACAAAAACTGCTGCCGTCACTGGCCGGTTTCGTTCTGCTCGCACTGATTTTCTGGCGCACCAAAAGCATCATTATTGCCACCCTGACCGGTGCCGTAGTGTACGGACTGGTGTTCAAGGTGATGCTGCTGGCAAGCTGA
- the proX gene encoding glycine betaine/L-proline ABC transporter substrate-binding protein ProX: MRTTQNKTQIKALILAVSMATPAAFAADLPGKGVVVKPLQSTIAEEAFQTELVNRALEKLGYDVQQTGEVDYNVAYTAIASGDSTYMAVNWEPLQKDMYNTAGGDQKFYRQGTYISGAAQGYLIDKKTADKYHIHDLSQLKDPKIAKLFDADGDGKADMAGCNPGWVCGQVINTQIKAYGLSNTVTQNEGNYSAIIADTLTRFKSGKPVLYFTWTPYWVSNEMKPGKDVVWLTVPFSANPGSQKDLDTTLPNGKNYGFPVNNEHIVANKAWAEKNPAAAKLFAIMKLPLADVNAQNLRMHEGESSSEDIQQHVDGWIKAHQATFDGWIKEAAAAAK, translated from the coding sequence ATGCGCACAACTCAGAATAAAACACAGATCAAAGCACTCATCCTCGCAGTATCCATGGCAACTCCCGCCGCTTTCGCTGCCGATTTACCGGGCAAAGGCGTGGTCGTCAAACCGTTGCAAAGTACCATCGCGGAAGAAGCCTTCCAGACAGAACTGGTTAACCGCGCGCTGGAAAAACTGGGCTATGACGTTCAGCAAACCGGCGAAGTGGATTACAACGTGGCGTATACCGCCATCGCCAGCGGCGATTCTACCTACATGGCGGTGAACTGGGAGCCGCTGCAAAAAGACATGTATAACACAGCCGGTGGCGACCAGAAATTCTACCGTCAGGGCACCTACATCAGCGGCGCAGCGCAGGGTTATCTGATCGATAAAAAAACCGCCGACAAATATCACATCCACGATTTGTCACAGCTGAAAGATCCGAAGATCGCCAAACTCTTTGATGCTGACGGCGACGGCAAAGCGGATATGGCGGGTTGTAATCCGGGCTGGGTCTGCGGCCAGGTGATCAACACCCAAATCAAAGCCTACGGTCTGAGCAATACCGTGACGCAAAACGAGGGGAACTATTCGGCGATTATCGCTGACACCCTCACCCGGTTTAAATCCGGTAAGCCGGTGTTGTACTTCACCTGGACGCCGTACTGGGTCAGCAACGAGATGAAACCGGGCAAAGACGTGGTCTGGCTGACTGTGCCGTTCTCGGCCAATCCGGGTTCGCAGAAAGATCTCGATACCACGCTGCCGAACGGCAAGAACTATGGTTTCCCGGTCAATAACGAACACATCGTGGCGAACAAAGCCTGGGCTGAGAAAAACCCGGCGGCCGCGAAACTGTTCGCCATCATGAAACTGCCACTGGCCGACGTGAATGCGCAGAACCTGCGGATGCATGAAGGTGAATCCTCATCAGAAGATATCCAGCAGCATGTTGATGGCTGGATCAAGGCGCATCAGGCGACCTTCGATGGCTGGATCAAAGAAGCTGCCGCCGCAGCAAAATAA
- the proV gene encoding glycine betaine/L-proline ABC transporter ATP-binding protein ProV, producing the protein MAIKIEVKNLYKVFGENPDRAFKMIDAGKGKEEIFEKTGLSLGVKNASLAIEEGEIFVIMGLSGSGKSTMVRLLNRLIEPTRGEVLIDGEDIAKISEAKLRQVRRSKISMVFQSFALMPHLTVLNNTAFGMELAGVPVEERNTKALDALRQVGLENYANSYPDELSGGMRQRVGLARAMANNPDILLMDEAFSALDPLIRTEMQDELVKLQAQHQRTIVFISHDLDEAMRIGDRIAIMQGGEVVQVGTPEDILNNPANDYVRTFFRGVDISQVFSAKDIARRRGALIRKTPGFGPRAALKLLEDEDREYGYVLERGQKFIGVVSIESLKTALKTNQSLESALLESPAAVQADMPLSELISHVAAAPCAVPVVNEDNNYIGIISKAMLLQALDKEGGNE; encoded by the coding sequence ATGGCAATTAAAATCGAAGTAAAGAATCTTTATAAGGTATTTGGCGAAAACCCGGATCGCGCTTTCAAGATGATTGATGCAGGCAAGGGTAAAGAAGAGATTTTTGAGAAAACCGGTCTTTCACTTGGCGTTAAGAATGCCAGTCTGGCCATTGAAGAAGGCGAGATTTTCGTCATCATGGGGTTATCCGGTTCCGGTAAATCCACCATGGTACGCCTTCTCAATCGTCTGATAGAGCCCACCCGTGGCGAAGTCCTGATCGACGGCGAAGACATCGCCAAAATCTCAGAAGCAAAATTGCGCCAGGTGCGCCGCAGTAAAATCAGTATGGTATTTCAGTCCTTTGCGCTGATGCCACACCTGACCGTGTTGAATAACACCGCGTTTGGTATGGAGCTGGCTGGTGTGCCGGTCGAAGAGCGCAATACCAAAGCGCTTGACGCGCTGCGTCAGGTCGGGCTGGAAAACTATGCCAACTCTTATCCGGATGAATTGTCAGGCGGGATGCGCCAGCGTGTCGGTTTAGCGCGTGCTATGGCCAACAACCCTGACATTCTGCTCATGGATGAAGCCTTCTCTGCACTTGACCCGTTAATTCGTACCGAAATGCAGGATGAACTGGTGAAGCTGCAGGCTCAGCATCAGCGCACCATTGTGTTCATTTCTCATGATCTGGACGAAGCCATGCGTATTGGCGACCGCATCGCCATTATGCAGGGCGGCGAAGTGGTACAGGTCGGCACGCCGGAAGACATTCTTAATAATCCGGCCAACGACTATGTGCGCACGTTCTTCCGTGGTGTGGATATCAGTCAGGTCTTCAGTGCCAAAGACATTGCCCGCCGCCGTGGCGCGCTTATTCGTAAAACCCCCGGTTTTGGTCCACGTGCCGCTCTCAAGCTGCTCGAAGATGAAGACCGCGAATATGGTTATGTACTTGAACGTGGACAGAAATTCATTGGCGTGGTGTCGATTGAATCCCTGAAAACCGCGCTCAAAACCAATCAGTCGCTGGAAAGCGCCTTGCTGGAATCTCCGGCAGCCGTGCAGGCAGACATGCCGCTCAGCGAACTGATTTCCCATGTCGCCGCCGCGCCTTGCGCTGTGCCGGTCGTCAATGAGGACAATAACTATATCGGCATTATTTCCAAAGCCATGCTGCTTCAGGCTCTGGACAAAGAAGGGGGTAACGAATGA
- a CDS encoding AzlC family ABC transporter permease, protein MQTNPDLEAPDPVRVSTFAQGITDSLPIVIGYLPIAFAFGLSAVKLGFTPAESLLFSILIYAGASQFVITALLSAGMSLWVSALTVMAMDVRHVLYGPSLRNRLAGKLNGKKTALWAFGLTDEVFAAATARLIRDKRSWSENWMCGIALSSWLSWVSGTAVGALFGNGPLENFPAVEAALGFMLPALFLSFLLAAFKRQQSIVFVASLAGALGGLLFWSIPAAIGGGLGAGCLAALLQRPQSPSATEITSDEH, encoded by the coding sequence ATGCAAACCAATCCAGATCTCGAAGCACCTGACCCCGTCCGCGTTTCCACTTTCGCACAAGGTATTACCGATAGCCTTCCTATCGTGATTGGTTATCTGCCCATTGCTTTTGCATTCGGGCTCAGCGCGGTCAAACTAGGTTTCACTCCCGCTGAAAGTCTGCTGTTTTCCATTCTTATCTACGCTGGCGCCAGCCAGTTTGTGATCACCGCGCTGCTCAGTGCAGGAATGTCGTTGTGGGTTTCCGCCCTGACCGTGATGGCGATGGATGTCCGGCACGTGCTGTACGGCCCGTCGCTGCGCAATCGCCTGGCGGGAAAGCTCAATGGTAAAAAAACGGCGCTCTGGGCATTCGGCCTGACGGACGAAGTGTTCGCTGCCGCCACCGCCAGGCTGATCCGTGATAAACGCAGCTGGAGTGAAAACTGGATGTGCGGCATTGCGCTGTCATCGTGGCTGTCGTGGGTATCGGGCACCGCCGTGGGTGCACTGTTTGGTAATGGTCCGCTGGAAAATTTCCCGGCCGTCGAAGCCGCGCTGGGATTTATGTTACCGGCGCTGTTTCTGAGTTTCCTGCTCGCAGCTTTTAAGCGCCAGCAGAGCATAGTGTTTGTCGCCTCACTGGCCGGTGCGCTGGGCGGGCTGCTGTTCTGGTCGATCCCCGCTGCCATAGGCGGTGGTCTGGGCGCAGGGTGCCTTGCCGCCCTGCTGCAACGTCCTCAATCCCCTTCTGCCACGGAGATAACCTCAGATGAGCACTGA
- a CDS encoding type II toxin-antitoxin system HicA family toxin: MKSTELIKALLAAGCELKRHRGGSHQIWWSPVTNKTFPVPHPKNDLPVGTLKSIRKMAGI; this comes from the coding sequence ATGAAATCAACGGAATTGATTAAAGCGCTGCTTGCAGCGGGTTGTGAACTCAAGCGTCACCGGGGAGGAAGTCATCAAATTTGGTGGTCACCTGTCACCAACAAAACCTTTCCCGTTCCCCACCCCAAAAATGATTTACCTGTGGGAACTCTCAAATCCATTAGAAAAATGGCAGGGATATGA
- the proW gene encoding glycine betaine/L-proline ABC transporter permease ProW: MSTSTITNTITQHAQAAQAQALDPSVDPWSADNASGGVAPQADAATHAAPADAGSSDPWGGSSDAATSTPDATHHAAAQTNDWLSVAPEQHQHFNILDPFHSTLIPLDRWVTEGIDWLVGNFRPVFQGIRVPVDFVLSGFQHGLESLPAPIAILVFALLAWQMAGFGMGAATLVSLVLIGAIGAWSQAMVTLALVLTSLFFCILIGLPLGIWLARSQRAAKIIRPLLDAMQTTPAFVYLVPIVMLFGIGNVPGVVVTIIFALPPVVRLTILGINQVPEDLIEAAKSFGSSPRQLLFKVQLPLAMPTIMAGINQTLMLALSMVVIASMIAVGGLGQMVLRGIGRLDMGLASVGGAGIVILAIILDRLTQSMGRDSRSKGGHRWFTRGPVGLVMKPFTKKA; the protein is encoded by the coding sequence ATGAGCACTTCAACCATAACGAACACCATTACACAGCACGCGCAGGCCGCTCAGGCCCAGGCTCTCGATCCTTCCGTGGATCCGTGGAGTGCCGATAACGCCAGTGGCGGTGTCGCGCCACAAGCTGACGCCGCCACCCATGCCGCGCCAGCCGATGCAGGCAGCAGTGATCCGTGGGGCGGCAGCAGCGATGCCGCAACCAGCACACCAGACGCGACGCACCATGCCGCCGCCCAGACCAACGACTGGCTGAGTGTCGCGCCGGAACAGCATCAGCATTTTAATATTCTCGATCCGTTTCACAGCACGCTGATCCCGCTCGACCGCTGGGTGACTGAGGGGATCGACTGGCTGGTCGGTAACTTCCGCCCGGTATTTCAGGGGATCCGTGTTCCGGTCGATTTCGTCCTGAGCGGTTTCCAGCATGGTCTGGAATCCCTGCCAGCGCCGATTGCGATCCTGGTCTTCGCCCTGCTCGCCTGGCAGATGGCCGGTTTCGGCATGGGTGCTGCCACGCTGGTTTCGCTGGTGCTGATCGGTGCGATCGGTGCCTGGTCACAGGCGATGGTGACGCTGGCGCTGGTTCTGACCTCGCTGTTCTTCTGTATCCTGATCGGCCTGCCGCTCGGGATATGGCTGGCGCGCAGTCAGAGAGCGGCGAAAATTATCAGGCCGCTGCTTGATGCCATGCAAACCACACCTGCGTTCGTCTATCTGGTGCCGATCGTGATGCTGTTTGGTATCGGTAACGTGCCGGGCGTAGTGGTAACGATTATCTTCGCCCTGCCGCCGGTGGTGCGTCTGACCATTCTGGGTATCAATCAGGTGCCGGAAGACTTGATCGAAGCCGCGAAATCCTTTGGTTCCAGCCCGCGTCAGTTGCTGTTTAAAGTTCAGTTGCCGCTGGCGATGCCGACCATCATGGCCGGTATTAACCAGACGCTGATGCTGGCGCTGTCGATGGTGGTTATCGCCTCGATGATCGCCGTCGGTGGTCTGGGTCAGATGGTACTGCGCGGTATTGGTCGTCTGGATATGGGTCTGGCGTCAGTCGGTGGTGCGGGTATCGTTATTCTCGCCATTATCCTCGACCGTCTCACCCAGTCGATGGGACGCGACAGCCGCAGTAAAGGCGGTCACCGCTGGTTCACCCGCGGTCCTGTCGGTCTGGTGATGAAGCCTTTCACGAAGAAAGCCTGA
- a CDS encoding type II toxin-antitoxin system HicB family antitoxin — protein sequence MFFSVGLETPKDDKTAYGMVVPAFTAFDYGCFSAADTREEIAPMVREAILMTVEDLIESERFVVDDIFDAGHLVYAANPEYADFDTWFLIDIDLSEFEGKAHRINISLPDTLIKRIDNKVKNHPSYRDRSHFLAMAARKELLT from the coding sequence ATGTTCTTTTCAGTCGGTCTTGAAACACCAAAAGATGACAAAACCGCTTACGGTATGGTGGTACCTGCATTTACCGCGTTTGATTACGGATGCTTCTCTGCAGCGGATACCCGTGAAGAAATCGCCCCTATGGTTCGCGAAGCCATCCTGATGACAGTAGAAGATTTGATCGAAAGCGAACGCTTTGTTGTTGACGATATTTTTGATGCAGGCCATTTGGTGTATGCCGCTAATCCCGAATATGCCGACTTCGATACCTGGTTTTTGATTGATATTGATCTCTCGGAATTCGAAGGGAAAGCGCATCGAATCAATATTTCGCTGCCTGACACCCTGATCAAACGCATTGATAATAAAGTTAAAAATCATCCGTCATATCGCGACCGCAGCCATTTTCTGGCGATGGCCGCACGTAAAGAATTGCTGACCTGA
- a CDS encoding MFS transporter — protein sequence MKKTTTHSPLSPALIILMAVATGLAVASNYYPQPLLETIARAFNLSVNQAGFIVTVAQLGYACGLMFIVPLGDMFERRGLIVLMTLLSAAGLLITAMAPTLTVMLVGTALTGLFSVVAQILVPLAATLAEPERRGKVVGLIMSGLLLGILLARTVAGALASLGGWRTVYWVASALMIVMALVLWRKLPKHQQKTDLNYLQLLKSIFTLFIHTPVLRTRALIGMFCFANFSILWTSMAFLLAGPAYHYSEGVIGLFGLVGAAGALAATRAGNLADKGKAHLTTTAGLVLLLLSWAAIALGQHSVISLIIGIIVLDLSVQGVHITNQSVIYKTMPEARNRLTAGYMTTYFIGGAAGSLVSASAYQAAGWYGVSAAGIVMCILNLLVWWKGHKYTLA from the coding sequence ATGAAAAAAACGACCACACATTCCCCACTCAGCCCGGCACTGATTATTCTGATGGCGGTGGCCACCGGGCTTGCCGTCGCCAGTAACTATTATCCGCAACCGTTGCTGGAAACCATCGCCCGCGCTTTTAATCTTTCCGTCAATCAGGCCGGGTTTATTGTGACGGTGGCGCAGCTCGGTTACGCCTGTGGGTTGATGTTTATCGTGCCGCTGGGCGATATGTTTGAGCGTCGCGGTTTAATCGTGCTGATGACGCTGCTTTCCGCCGCCGGACTGCTGATCACCGCCATGGCGCCCACGCTGACCGTCATGCTGGTCGGGACGGCGCTGACAGGACTGTTCTCGGTCGTGGCGCAGATTCTGGTGCCGCTGGCCGCCACACTGGCGGAACCGGAGCGTCGCGGTAAAGTGGTCGGACTGATTATGTCTGGCTTGCTGCTGGGTATTCTGCTGGCGCGAACCGTCGCTGGTGCGCTGGCGTCGCTGGGCGGCTGGCGGACGGTGTACTGGGTCGCCAGTGCGCTGATGATCGTGATGGCGCTGGTGCTGTGGCGCAAGCTGCCGAAACATCAGCAAAAAACGGATCTGAATTATCTACAACTGCTGAAATCCATTTTTACGCTGTTCATCCACACGCCGGTGTTACGTACCCGCGCACTGATCGGCATGTTCTGCTTCGCCAACTTCAGCATTTTGTGGACGTCGATGGCGTTCCTGCTGGCTGGCCCGGCGTATCACTATTCCGAAGGGGTAATCGGCCTGTTTGGTCTGGTGGGGGCGGCGGGGGCACTGGCGGCCACCCGTGCAGGGAATCTGGCGGATAAAGGCAAAGCGCATCTGACCACGACCGCCGGGCTGGTGCTGCTGTTACTGTCATGGGCTGCGATTGCCCTGGGACAACACTCGGTGATTTCGCTGATTATCGGTATCATCGTTTTGGACCTTTCGGTTCAGGGCGTACACATCACCAACCAAAGTGTTATCTATAAAACGATGCCGGAAGCGCGTAACCGCCTGACGGCGGGTTACATGACGACGTACTTTATCGGGGGTGCGGCAGGTTCACTGGTGTCGGCTTCAGCCTATCAGGCGGCAGGCTGGTACGGGGTCTCAGCAGCAGGCATCGTCATGTGTATACTGAATTTACTGGTCTGGTGGAAGGGTCATAAGTACACACTGGCCTGA
- a CDS encoding response regulator codes for MNNSSALDVVIVEDEPHLAGLHRDFIEQNFNLRVVGIAATLEQTRSLLRLHQPRLILLDNYLPDGQGVDLIDSPLLKSFDCSVIFITAASDMQTCSQAMRSGAFDYIIKPVSFHRLRSSLERFMQLVQTLRNVKVVDQRALDKLFNLPASDTPAAPSAKGIEPNTLELVQRVFTAKPDVSWSVEQVVEEVGISKTTGRRYLEYCVEIGFIGVEMQYGNIGHPRRLYRKIADEEKSVS; via the coding sequence ATGAATAACAGCAGCGCACTCGATGTCGTGATTGTGGAAGATGAGCCGCATCTGGCCGGTCTGCACCGTGATTTTATCGAGCAAAATTTCAACCTGCGCGTCGTCGGCATTGCGGCCACACTGGAGCAGACGCGTTCTCTGCTGCGCCTGCATCAGCCGCGTCTGATCTTACTCGATAACTATTTGCCGGATGGTCAGGGTGTCGATCTGATCGACAGCCCGTTGCTGAAAAGCTTCGATTGCTCGGTGATTTTCATTACCGCTGCCAGCGATATGCAAACCTGTAGCCAGGCCATGCGCAGCGGCGCGTTCGATTACATCATCAAGCCGGTGTCGTTCCATCGTCTGCGCAGTTCACTCGAGCGCTTTATGCAACTGGTGCAAACGCTGCGTAATGTGAAAGTGGTCGATCAGCGGGCCCTGGATAAGTTGTTCAATCTGCCCGCCAGCGATACACCGGCAGCCCCTTCTGCCAAAGGCATCGAGCCGAATACGCTCGAACTGGTTCAGCGGGTTTTCACGGCGAAACCCGACGTCAGCTGGTCGGTGGAACAGGTGGTTGAAGAGGTTGGGATCAGCAAAACGACCGGTCGCCGCTATCTGGAATATTGCGTGGAAATTGGCTTTATCGGCGTCGAGATGCAGTACGGAAATATCGGTCATCCGAGACGTCTGTATCGCAAAATAGCAGACGAAGAAAAATCCGTATCCTGA
- the proX gene encoding glycine betaine/L-proline ABC transporter substrate-binding protein ProX yields MKKTGIWAVAALTTFATATTFAADLPGKGISVTPVQSTISEESFQTELVSKALEKLGYDVQPTREVDYNVGYTTLAAGDATFTAVNWSPLHDEMYKAAGGDKVFYREGTYVTGAAQGWLIDKKTAEKYHITNIEQLKDPKLAKLFDTNGDGKADLTGCTPGWGCEAALNEQLKAYGLEPTVTHNQGNYSAMIADTITRYKEGKPIFYYTWTPYWVSNVLIPGKDVLWMQVPFSVVPGDKNADTKLPNGKNYGFPVSTMHIVANKAWAEKNPAAAKLFAIMKLPLKDINAQNAAMHAGKNSDADISAQTDGWIKAHQEEFDGWVKEAAAAAK; encoded by the coding sequence ATGAAAAAGACAGGAATCTGGGCAGTTGCCGCCCTCACCACATTTGCAACAGCCACCACATTCGCCGCCGATCTGCCGGGTAAAGGCATCAGCGTGACACCCGTTCAGAGCACCATCAGCGAAGAGTCTTTTCAGACAGAACTGGTAAGCAAGGCGCTGGAGAAACTGGGCTATGACGTTCAGCCAACCCGCGAGGTCGATTACAACGTCGGCTACACCACCCTGGCTGCCGGTGATGCCACTTTCACCGCCGTCAACTGGTCGCCACTGCATGATGAAATGTACAAAGCCGCCGGTGGCGACAAAGTGTTTTACCGTGAAGGGACTTACGTGACCGGCGCGGCACAGGGCTGGCTGATCGATAAGAAAACCGCTGAGAAATACCACATCACTAATATCGAACAGCTGAAAGACCCGAAACTGGCCAAACTGTTTGATACCAACGGCGACGGCAAAGCCGATCTGACCGGTTGTACACCGGGCTGGGGCTGCGAAGCGGCGCTGAATGAACAGCTGAAAGCCTATGGTCTTGAACCGACCGTGACGCACAATCAGGGTAACTACTCTGCGATGATCGCTGACACCATCACGCGTTACAAAGAAGGTAAACCGATCTTCTATTACACCTGGACGCCGTACTGGGTGAGCAATGTGCTTATCCCGGGCAAAGACGTGCTGTGGATGCAGGTACCGTTCTCCGTGGTGCCAGGGGATAAAAACGCCGATACCAAACTGCCAAATGGCAAAAACTACGGTTTCCCGGTGAGCACTATGCACATCGTGGCGAACAAAGCCTGGGCTGAGAAAAACCCGGCGGCAGCAAAACTGTTTGCCATCATGAAACTGCCTCTGAAAGACATCAATGCGCAGAACGCCGCGATGCACGCGGGTAAAAATTCAGATGCGGATATCTCCGCACAGACCGACGGCTGGATCAAAGCCCATCAGGAAGAATTTGATGGCTGGGTAAAAGAAGCGGCTGCTGCGGCGAAATAA
- a CDS encoding efflux transporter outer membrane subunit, whose translation MSLQARWRLTPLFAVLTLAGCASSNNIAPQSSLLDTQQLHLQQEKVSSLTIGPQWWRSLNDPQLDNLMTTTLQNSPSLRQAAARVREAQSVMGEADAANGPYLDLNGSTRRERVAKNTIPPFLTSYPEAPIYDSSNSLGLNLSYEFDWWGKYRNQVNAAKAQVDSARAEQAEAALTLTSSVASAYYQLQADLALQDVLQHEVDNNQHLADLRKAQYQAGVYGVEIPQQTQAQADSAKQQIINLKAQTEQLRHQLSALAGRGPDAMNGLHAVALPSPDALAPKGELTLDLLGKRPDIAAQRDLVESYSQRVSAAKKEFYPSLSISAFGGLTTTNYGGTSPNLFEAASKAWNIAPAISLPIFHAGALRSKLGEESALYDQSVESYNQTILNAIQQTADAITVSKSSVEQLQQASSAAKSLEEVYRVSDARYNAGVIGRDELLTSQSALLQQQQAQLTASSQLMQAKISLIRALGGGYQAPAADQKS comes from the coding sequence ATGTCACTCCAAGCTCGCTGGAGGCTTACGCCGCTGTTTGCCGTTTTGACGTTGGCCGGCTGCGCCTCCAGTAATAATATTGCTCCTCAGTCGTCGCTGCTGGATACGCAACAGCTTCATCTGCAGCAGGAAAAAGTCAGTTCCCTGACCATCGGTCCTCAGTGGTGGCGCAGTCTTAATGACCCGCAACTCGATAATCTGATGACTACGACGTTGCAAAACTCGCCATCATTACGTCAGGCAGCCGCCCGCGTGCGCGAAGCGCAAAGTGTGATGGGAGAAGCTGATGCCGCCAATGGCCCTTATCTGGATTTGAACGGTTCAACGCGTCGTGAACGTGTCGCAAAAAACACGATCCCGCCGTTTTTGACCAGTTATCCCGAAGCGCCAATTTACGACAGCAGCAACAGCCTCGGGCTGAATCTGAGCTATGAGTTTGACTGGTGGGGGAAATACCGCAATCAGGTGAATGCCGCGAAAGCACAGGTGGATTCCGCCCGTGCTGAACAGGCTGAAGCCGCTCTGACGCTGACCAGTTCGGTGGCGTCAGCCTATTATCAGTTGCAGGCAGATCTTGCCTTGCAGGATGTTCTGCAACACGAAGTGGACAATAATCAGCATCTGGCTGATTTGCGTAAAGCGCAATATCAGGCAGGCGTGTACGGTGTTGAAATTCCGCAACAAACCCAGGCTCAGGCCGACAGTGCCAAACAGCAAATCATCAATCTGAAAGCGCAGACCGAACAGCTAAGACACCAGCTTTCCGCGCTGGCCGGACGTGGTCCGGATGCCATGAACGGGCTGCACGCCGTGGCATTGCCGTCGCCTGACGCGCTGGCACCGAAAGGTGAACTGACGCTGGATTTACTCGGCAAACGCCCGGACATCGCTGCACAACGTGATCTGGTGGAGTCCTATTCCCAGCGGGTCAGTGCCGCGAAAAAAGAATTTTATCCAAGCCTTTCCATCAGTGCCTTCGGCGGTCTGACAACCACCAACTACGGCGGCACCAGCCCGAATCTTTTTGAAGCAGCCAGTAAAGCCTGGAATATCGCGCCCGCCATTTCGCTGCCAATTTTCCACGCCGGTGCGCTGCGCTCCAAACTGGGCGAAGAGTCCGCGTTATATGACCAGTCTGTTGAGTCGTATAACCAGACCATCCTGAACGCCATCCAGCAAACTGCGGATGCCATTACTGTCTCGAAAAGCAGCGTTGAACAATTGCAGCAGGCGTCTTCTGCCGCTAAATCGCTGGAAGAGGTGTATCGCGTTTCAGATGCAAGATACAACGCTGGCGTCATCGGACGGGATGAGCTGTTAACCAGCCAGTCAGCACTCCTGCAACAACAGCAGGCGCAACTCACTGCCAGCAGTCAGTTGATGCAGGCAAAAATCAGTCTCATCCGTGCGCTTGGGGGTGGCTATCAGGCCCCTGCCGCGGACCAAAAATCATAA